The following proteins come from a genomic window of Chlamydiales bacterium:
- a CDS encoding phosphatase PAP2 family protein: MKKHLIWLLPIIFLIIFAPFTPYLDLMVSEYFYSPERGFYNNRFFQILFLYGELFGLALGAFAFLLFIGSFLHPHWKKWRQGAFTILATLVLGAGILTNVLLKGYWGRPRPKQIEQFGGHQAYRPFWKPDLGNHQDPQRSFPSGHVAMGFYFISIYLLGIRMKNRLLTLFGLILAIGLGSSLMVTRVVQGGHFLSDVVVSPILMWLAALGVDKFTWGKWGEKILFLTNQKTMASTNDPF, from the coding sequence ATGAAAAAACATCTGATTTGGCTTTTACCTATCATTTTCTTAATCATATTTGCTCCATTTACTCCTTATCTTGACTTAATGGTGTCTGAGTATTTTTACTCTCCTGAGAGAGGGTTTTATAATAATCGCTTTTTTCAAATTCTATTTCTATATGGAGAACTGTTTGGATTGGCATTAGGAGCTTTTGCTTTCCTATTATTTATCGGCTCTTTTTTACATCCTCATTGGAAAAAATGGAGACAAGGAGCCTTTACAATTCTTGCAACACTAGTCCTTGGAGCTGGAATTTTAACCAATGTCTTACTAAAAGGATACTGGGGACGACCTCGTCCTAAACAGATAGAGCAATTTGGAGGTCACCAAGCCTACCGTCCTTTTTGGAAACCTGATCTCGGTAACCATCAAGATCCACAACGTTCTTTTCCAAGTGGACATGTTGCGATGGGTTTTTATTTTATATCGATTTATCTTTTAGGAATAAGAATGAAAAACCGTCTACTTACTCTCTTTGGTTTAATTTTAGCGATTGGACTTGGGTCTAGCTTAATGGTAACCCGTGTTGTTCAAGGAGGTCATTTTCTCTCAGATGTCGTCGTTTCACCTATCTTAATGTGGCTAGCAGCTTTAGGAGTTGATAAATTCACATGGGGGAAATGGGGAGAAAAAATTCTTTTCCTAACTAATCAAAAAACTATGGCTTCAACAAATGATCCTTTTTGA
- a CDS encoding CDP-alcohol phosphatidyltransferase family protein translates to MKKVHLIPSGITAFGLSIGLFVIFKTSLADPDRGLFSLLQASSILLLIAGMADLADGMIARLIKAESEFGGQFDSLSDSVTFGVTPPLLVLKSFTGGERLSSLMTLLVIVAAMIYTLCGVLRLVRYNVASRITTATQKHFTGLPIPAAAAAVLSVALILISPFVEERIGLSITCRSWILISVLILLGYFMVSHWKFPSAKVLHFRVHSFYLVFAIGVFAVLMLYGVLDYFAEVFFIVSWLYLIIGWSLSIIRLLAGKRSKMLVDFEPDQDDP, encoded by the coding sequence TTGAAAAAAGTACATTTAATTCCCAGTGGGATTACAGCTTTTGGTCTTTCTATTGGTCTTTTTGTAATTTTTAAAACTAGCTTAGCTGACCCGGATCGTGGGTTATTCTCACTGTTACAAGCTTCATCTATTCTTTTGTTAATTGCAGGGATGGCAGATTTAGCAGATGGGATGATTGCACGTTTAATAAAAGCAGAAAGTGAATTTGGAGGCCAATTCGATTCTCTTTCTGATTCTGTTACATTTGGTGTCACACCTCCTTTGCTTGTTTTAAAGAGTTTTACCGGTGGAGAGAGATTAAGTTCTTTAATGACACTTTTGGTGATTGTTGCCGCGATGATCTATACCCTTTGCGGTGTTCTGCGTTTAGTTCGTTATAATGTAGCTAGTAGAATCACAACAGCAACCCAGAAACATTTCACCGGATTACCAATTCCAGCAGCAGCAGCAGCAGTGCTCTCAGTTGCACTGATTCTAATTTCACCTTTTGTGGAGGAGAGAATTGGTTTAAGTATTACGTGTCGTAGTTGGATCCTGATTAGTGTCTTAATTTTACTAGGGTATTTTATGGTGAGTCATTGGAAATTTCCTAGTGCTAAAGTATTACATTTTCGTGTTCATTCTTTTTATCTCGTTTTTGCAATTGGTGTATTTGCTGTTTTGATGCTCTATGGTGTACTTGATTATTTTGCGGAAGTATTCTTTATTGTCTCTTGGCTGTATTTAATCATCGGATGGAGTCTATCAATTATTCGGTTGCTTGCAGGTAAACGCTCAAAGATGCTTGTCGATTTTGAACCAGATCAAGATGATCCATAG
- a CDS encoding ribonucleoside-diphosphate reductase subunit alpha, which translates to MQTMKLDGYTIVKRNGLIVPLRCDRILHALEAAFRDTKSIMPSEPLNSEIRETVAQITHLIIEEILSMTSLGTLLTVEGIQDIVEIKLMETGHHDVARDYIVYRDKHKKLRKDSPRNLKIVRRDGISFARFNPMKIASAIERGFRDTFKVIGPTSSELINTVNVITNKIVAFAIEEAKKETILTIEIIQDTIERTLMEEGYYQVAKDFILYRAQKTSQREQEKEEERFWPEREEAIEEETQFFTVLRKDGSHYKLSVNQLRRTITYACQGYEEVVSIDQLVNEAVKNFYDGIKDYEVDLANIMAARAKIEVEPAYTYVAANLLLNVLYRETIGVEATHPNLKNLYKQYFKNYFRLAVSYDRLHPSLLSFDLDKLAEAMIQDRDKNFTYLGLQTLYDRYFIHYQDRRMETPQILWMRVAMGLAMHEKKEKEKWAIEFYHTLSRFLYVSATPTLFNSGTNHSQLSSCYLSTVMDDLSNIYKVISDDAQLSKWAGGLGNDWTNVRATGSMIKGTNGRSQGVIPFLKVANDTAVAVNQGGKRKGAMCAYLETWHLDIEDFLDLRKNTGDERRRTHDMNTANWIPDLFMKRVKHNEMWTLFSPNDVPDLHDLYGQAFEKRYCEYEKMTETGAIKLFKKVDALKMWRKMLGMLYETGHPWITFKDPSNIRSPQDHVGVVHSSNLCTEILLNTSLEETAVCNLGSINLPGHLKNGQIDSSLLASTIRIAIRMLDNVIDLNFYPIKEAKRANLRHRAIGLGMMGFQDALYELGISYASHEAVEFADKSMEMISYYAILASSELAKERGVYSSYKGSKWDRGILPIDSIQLLIKIRGEEDCKIDTSSSLDWSPVRASIKKYGMRNCNCMAIAPTATISNIIGITQSIEPMYKHLFVKSNLSGEFTILNPYLVKKLKEMNLWDTEMIDDLKYFDGSISEIDRIPGSIKTLFPTAFEVDPDWLIECASRRQKWIDMGQSLNLYLAEPMGKKLNDMFLTAWKKGLKTTYYLRSLGATHIEKSTTDINKRGLQPRWMKNESASSRVVINREIRESCDLDGSCESCQ; encoded by the coding sequence ATGCAAACGATGAAATTAGATGGATACACAATTGTTAAGCGTAATGGACTCATTGTGCCCTTGCGTTGTGATCGCATTTTACATGCTCTTGAAGCAGCCTTTCGTGACACAAAAAGTATTATGCCATCTGAACCACTTAACTCGGAAATTCGAGAAACAGTTGCACAAATTACCCATCTAATCATTGAAGAAATCCTTTCAATGACTTCACTTGGTACTCTTTTAACAGTCGAAGGAATCCAGGATATTGTTGAAATTAAGTTGATGGAAACAGGTCATCATGATGTGGCACGCGACTACATTGTGTATCGTGATAAACACAAAAAACTCAGAAAAGATTCTCCTCGTAACTTAAAAATTGTACGACGTGATGGGATTTCATTTGCTCGCTTTAACCCAATGAAAATTGCTTCTGCAATTGAAAGAGGATTTCGTGATACCTTCAAAGTGATTGGACCAACATCCAGTGAACTAATTAATACAGTGAATGTTATCACAAATAAAATCGTTGCTTTTGCTATAGAAGAAGCGAAAAAAGAAACAATTCTAACGATTGAAATAATTCAAGATACGATTGAGCGCACCCTGATGGAGGAAGGTTATTATCAAGTAGCAAAAGATTTTATTCTATATCGAGCTCAAAAAACCTCTCAAAGAGAGCAGGAGAAAGAAGAAGAGAGATTCTGGCCAGAAAGAGAAGAAGCTATTGAAGAAGAGACGCAATTTTTTACAGTATTGAGAAAAGATGGTTCTCATTACAAATTAAGTGTAAACCAGCTACGTAGGACTATTACTTATGCATGTCAGGGTTATGAAGAAGTTGTATCTATTGACCAGCTAGTTAATGAAGCAGTCAAAAATTTTTACGATGGAATTAAAGACTACGAGGTGGATTTAGCTAATATCATGGCAGCGCGTGCTAAAATTGAAGTTGAGCCAGCTTACACCTATGTAGCTGCCAATCTTCTCCTTAATGTCCTCTATCGTGAGACAATTGGAGTAGAAGCTACTCACCCAAATCTGAAAAATCTCTACAAACAATATTTCAAAAACTATTTTCGTTTAGCTGTTTCTTATGATCGTCTTCATCCTTCTCTTTTAAGTTTTGATCTTGATAAACTCGCTGAAGCAATGATTCAAGACCGCGATAAAAATTTTACATATCTTGGCTTACAAACACTTTACGATAGATATTTTATTCACTATCAAGACCGTCGGATGGAAACACCTCAAATTTTATGGATGCGTGTGGCAATGGGATTAGCAATGCATGAAAAAAAAGAAAAGGAGAAATGGGCAATTGAGTTTTACCACACTCTTTCTCGCTTTCTTTATGTATCAGCAACTCCAACACTTTTTAACTCTGGAACAAACCATTCTCAACTTAGTTCCTGCTATCTTTCTACCGTGATGGATGATTTATCCAATATTTATAAAGTCATTTCTGATGATGCACAACTATCAAAGTGGGCAGGAGGTCTCGGAAATGATTGGACGAATGTAAGAGCAACAGGCTCTATGATCAAAGGAACAAATGGACGTAGTCAAGGGGTGATTCCATTTTTAAAAGTGGCAAACGATACAGCTGTAGCAGTTAATCAGGGAGGAAAAAGAAAAGGAGCCATGTGTGCTTATCTTGAGACATGGCATCTTGATATTGAAGACTTCTTAGATCTTCGAAAAAACACTGGAGATGAACGTCGACGTACACATGATATGAATACAGCAAATTGGATCCCAGATCTTTTTATGAAGCGTGTTAAACACAATGAAATGTGGACTCTTTTCTCACCAAATGATGTTCCTGATCTTCATGATTTATACGGTCAAGCGTTTGAAAAGCGTTATTGTGAATATGAAAAAATGACTGAAACTGGAGCGATTAAACTGTTTAAAAAAGTAGATGCATTAAAAATGTGGCGTAAGATGCTAGGTATGCTCTATGAAACTGGCCATCCTTGGATCACATTTAAAGATCCTTCAAATATTCGTTCTCCTCAAGATCATGTGGGTGTGGTACATAGTTCTAATTTATGTACGGAGATTTTACTAAATACCTCTTTAGAAGAAACAGCTGTTTGTAATCTTGGTTCAATTAATCTACCAGGACATCTCAAAAATGGGCAAATCGATTCTTCCTTACTTGCATCTACAATTCGTATAGCTATCCGCATGCTTGATAACGTTATTGACCTGAATTTCTATCCAATCAAAGAAGCGAAACGTGCTAATCTACGTCATCGAGCCATTGGTCTAGGAATGATGGGTTTTCAAGATGCACTGTATGAACTTGGAATCAGTTATGCGAGCCATGAAGCAGTCGAATTTGCTGATAAGAGCATGGAGATGATTTCTTACTATGCGATTTTAGCCTCCAGTGAACTTGCAAAAGAACGAGGGGTCTATTCCAGTTATAAAGGATCAAAATGGGATCGAGGAATTTTACCAATTGATTCAATTCAACTACTCATAAAAATACGAGGAGAAGAGGATTGTAAAATAGATACTTCATCTTCTCTTGATTGGAGTCCAGTACGTGCATCAATCAAAAAATATGGAATGCGCAATTGTAATTGTATGGCAATTGCACCCACTGCAACCATTTCAAATATTATTGGGATTACCCAATCGATTGAGCCGATGTATAAACACTTATTTGTTAAATCCAACCTATCAGGTGAGTTCACGATTCTCAATCCTTATCTAGTAAAAAAACTAAAAGAAATGAATTTATGGGATACAGAGATGATCGATGATCTAAAATATTTTGATGGCTCAATTTCAGAGATTGATCGAATTCCTGGCTCGATTAAAACGCTCTTTCCTACGGCATTTGAAGTAGATCCTGATTGGCTCATTGAGTGTGCTAGTCGTCGTCAAAAATGGATTGATATGGGACAATCGCTTAATCTTTATCTAGCTGAACCGATGGGGAAAAAGCTTAACGATATGTTTTTAACAGCCTGGAAAAAAGGATTGAAAACCACCTACTATCTCAGGTCATTGGGTGCAACACATATTGAAAAATCTACGACTGACATTAATAAACGTGGACTTCAGCCTCGATGGATGAAAAATGAATCTGCATCAAGTCGAGTCGTAATTAATCGTGAAATCCGAGAGTCTTGCGACCTCGATGGGTCTTGTGAAAGTTGCCAATAG
- a CDS encoding ribonucleotide-diphosphate reductase subunit beta, giving the protein MSILKKEIEFGKKMRVDVKKKRLINCDTVDVNQLMPLKYKWAWEHYLNGCANNWLPTEVPMAKDIELWKANDFSQDERHVIMRNLGFFSTAESLVGNNIVLAIFRQITNPEVRQYLLRQAFEEAVHTHTFHYICESLNLDEGEVFNMYNEIPVIKEKDAFQMKLTADILDAGFTTHTYQGAQKFLENLIGYYLIMEGIFFYSGFVMILSFHRQNKMTGIGEQYQYILRDETIHLNFGIDLINGIKEENPDIWTIDFQKCIIKMIEDAVELEIAYAEECLPNGILGLSAHMFRDYVQYIADRRLERIGLKALYGSKTPFPWMSETIDLNKEKNFFETRVTEYQTAGNLIW; this is encoded by the coding sequence ATGTCAATATTAAAAAAAGAGATCGAATTCGGCAAAAAAATGCGAGTGGATGTGAAAAAGAAACGCCTGATCAATTGTGATACAGTGGATGTGAATCAATTGATGCCATTGAAATACAAATGGGCGTGGGAGCATTATCTTAACGGTTGTGCAAATAATTGGTTGCCTACAGAAGTACCAATGGCGAAAGATATTGAGCTTTGGAAAGCTAATGATTTTTCACAAGATGAGCGCCATGTGATTATGCGGAATCTTGGTTTTTTCAGTACTGCTGAAAGTCTTGTAGGTAACAACATTGTCCTTGCAATCTTTAGGCAGATTACTAATCCTGAGGTTAGGCAATACCTTCTACGTCAAGCTTTTGAAGAAGCAGTTCATACGCATACTTTCCATTATATCTGTGAGTCCCTTAATCTTGATGAGGGAGAGGTATTTAATATGTATAATGAGATCCCTGTGATAAAAGAAAAAGATGCTTTTCAAATGAAGTTAACAGCTGATATTTTAGATGCAGGATTTACTACGCATACTTACCAAGGAGCCCAAAAATTTCTCGAAAATCTCATTGGATATTATCTCATCATGGAAGGAATATTTTTCTATAGTGGTTTTGTCATGATTCTTTCTTTTCATCGACAAAATAAGATGACCGGTATTGGAGAGCAGTATCAATATATCCTAAGAGATGAAACCATTCACTTAAATTTTGGAATTGACTTGATTAATGGTATCAAAGAAGAAAATCCTGATATTTGGACGATAGATTTCCAAAAATGCATTATTAAGATGATTGAAGATGCCGTTGAACTTGAAATTGCCTATGCAGAAGAATGTTTACCAAATGGGATTTTAGGATTATCTGCACATATGTTTCGTGACTATGTCCAATACATTGCTGACCGTCGGCTAGAACGTATTGGTTTAAAAGCTCTCTATGGTTCAAAAACACCCTTTCCTTGGATGAGTGAAACTATTGATCTCAATAAAGAAAAAAACTTTTTTGAAACACGTGTGACTGAATATCAAACAGCTGGAAATCTTATTTGGTAA
- a CDS encoding TspO/MBR family protein has product MFRTKQNSRFISFLIWYLPVVCVQFFSGKITVTSIHPWYDNLCKGSWTPPNWIFGPIWTILYLMMALAISMVYRLNAKGVQYRLAYFLFFLQLFINGLWSYVFFGLHMIGWALIDLGFLILLITIMIVWFFRICRSASLLLFPYLLWVIYAFSLNLGVWWFNPTLR; this is encoded by the coding sequence ATGTTTAGAACAAAGCAGAATTCTCGATTTATTTCTTTTTTGATTTGGTATTTACCAGTTGTTTGTGTGCAGTTTTTTTCAGGAAAAATTACAGTTACATCTATTCATCCTTGGTATGATAATCTTTGTAAAGGATCTTGGACACCACCTAATTGGATATTTGGACCCATCTGGACTATACTCTACTTGATGATGGCATTAGCTATATCGATGGTCTATCGACTCAATGCAAAAGGTGTTCAATATCGTTTGGCTTATTTTTTGTTTTTTCTACAACTTTTTATCAATGGTCTTTGGTCATATGTATTCTTTGGTTTGCATATGATCGGATGGGCACTGATTGATTTAGGGTTTCTTATTCTCCTAATCACTATAATGATAGTTTGGTTTTTTCGTATTTGTCGATCAGCAAGCCTGTTATTATTTCCATACCTTCTATGGGTTATCTATGCATTTTCTCTTAATCTTGGGGTTTGGTGGTTCAATCCTACTCTTAGATAA
- a CDS encoding insulinase family protein: MSKSVSKKIYGNFVVTRLSEIEEIQTTLIELEHLPTGAQIIKLLNGDQENLFNLSFRTWPTSSNGVAHILEHIILCGSENFPVRDPFFSMHRRSLNTFMNALTGGDFTCYPAASQIEKDFFNLLRVYLDAVFKPKLTKLSFLQEGHRIEFSHPNDVNSPLLFKGIVYNEMKGAMATGEARLGESLMEALFPDLTYHFNSGGDPKIIPSLTYEELKAFHTKFYHPSRCLFYFYGNISLEKHLEFLEKYAFKGVKKTPSLPPLPKQPRFQKSIKKTLTYPISEAEETTDKMLLGFSWLTCGILDQLELLALCTLDIILMGSDAAPLKAALLKSNLCKQASSMMSTEMSEIPFTIICKGCHVENGELIEQIISSTLQSLIKTEISNQLIDGAIHQIEMTRMEITGGSSPYGLDLYFRSALLKQHGGDPADGLQIHTLFTHLREKVKHPSYLPELIKKHFLFNPHHVRITMIPEPNLATQEMQEEQNRLNKIYDSLKKEQISAILEQTKNLEKAQEESENLHLLPKITLDDVARYGKEFFLESEKIGQFDLHYHPCFTNDILYADLFLDLPEIVENDLPLLRLFSVILPEVGCGKNSYREHLEFLLEHTGGIHVSLDLGIQGDESEKLRPSLIISGKALYRKIDKFFSIFGEILTKANFKDIPRIQDLLTQHFLEVENSIQHHPLRYAIHLASRGSSVPSTIANAWYGIDYYYALKNIMELFHRDPGLLIEKLERLQNLCLNLSGGDLVLTCSEEMVKKLKKEQFYGLSKIPSRPSSQWKENYLIKPTKSQGRMISSPVAFTTLFLKSLYYTHPHAPALSLASEIMENKILHKRIREQGGAYGAGAVNKTLLQQFYFYSYRDPHLKKSIDAFHEATHMVVSGKFETSDIEEAKLVLFQELDAPIPPGERAVTAYSHLRGNRSPKVRQLFRERLLKLSKKEITLAIRDHIAVNLKEGIIVSFASKNLLEKENSLLEHPLDLYKI, encoded by the coding sequence ATGTCTAAAAGCGTTTCGAAAAAAATATATGGAAATTTTGTTGTGACTCGTCTCTCAGAGATTGAGGAAATTCAAACGACACTAATCGAACTCGAACACCTTCCAACAGGTGCACAGATCATTAAACTCTTGAATGGAGATCAAGAAAACCTATTTAATCTTTCATTTCGCACATGGCCAACTAGCTCAAATGGTGTTGCTCATATCCTCGAGCATATTATTCTTTGTGGCTCAGAAAATTTTCCTGTGCGTGATCCATTCTTCTCAATGCATCGACGTAGTCTCAATACATTTATGAATGCTTTAACTGGTGGAGATTTTACATGCTATCCAGCTGCTTCTCAAATAGAAAAAGACTTCTTTAATTTACTAAGAGTCTATCTAGATGCAGTCTTTAAACCAAAGCTGACAAAACTCAGCTTTCTTCAAGAGGGACATCGTATTGAATTTTCACATCCAAATGATGTGAATTCCCCTCTTCTTTTCAAAGGTATTGTTTACAATGAAATGAAAGGAGCTATGGCTACTGGAGAAGCACGTCTTGGAGAAAGTTTGATGGAAGCGTTATTTCCTGATCTAACCTATCACTTCAATTCAGGAGGCGATCCGAAAATCATTCCATCATTAACCTATGAAGAATTAAAAGCTTTTCACACAAAATTTTATCATCCTAGTCGTTGCTTATTTTATTTTTATGGGAATATTTCCTTAGAAAAACATCTTGAATTCTTGGAAAAATATGCATTCAAAGGGGTTAAAAAAACTCCTTCTCTTCCCCCTTTACCTAAACAGCCTCGTTTTCAAAAAAGCATTAAAAAAACACTCACTTATCCAATATCAGAAGCTGAGGAAACCACTGACAAAATGCTTCTAGGCTTTTCATGGCTTACCTGTGGAATTTTGGATCAATTAGAATTGCTCGCTCTATGTACTCTAGATATCATTTTAATGGGCAGTGATGCAGCTCCATTGAAAGCTGCCTTGCTTAAATCGAATCTTTGCAAACAAGCCTCTTCAATGATGAGTACAGAAATGAGTGAAATTCCCTTCACAATTATCTGTAAAGGATGTCATGTTGAAAATGGTGAATTGATTGAACAAATTATTTCTAGCACTCTACAGAGTCTCATAAAAACAGAAATTTCAAATCAATTAATCGATGGAGCGATCCATCAAATTGAAATGACACGGATGGAAATTACAGGAGGCTCTTCTCCTTATGGTCTTGATCTGTATTTTCGTTCTGCTTTACTGAAACAGCACGGAGGAGACCCTGCAGATGGGTTACAAATCCATACGCTCTTCACTCATTTGAGAGAAAAAGTCAAACATCCTTCATATTTACCCGAATTAATCAAAAAACATTTTTTATTCAATCCCCATCATGTACGAATTACCATGATTCCTGAACCTAATCTTGCAACTCAGGAAATGCAAGAAGAACAAAATCGTTTAAATAAAATTTACGACTCATTAAAAAAAGAACAGATCTCAGCAATCCTTGAGCAGACTAAAAATTTAGAAAAAGCTCAAGAGGAATCAGAAAATCTGCATCTGTTACCAAAAATTACTCTGGATGATGTAGCTCGCTATGGAAAAGAATTCTTTCTTGAATCAGAAAAAATAGGTCAATTTGACCTACATTATCATCCTTGTTTTACGAACGATATTTTATATGCAGATCTTTTCCTAGACCTTCCAGAAATTGTTGAAAATGACCTCCCCTTACTCCGACTTTTTTCAGTGATCCTTCCTGAAGTAGGGTGTGGAAAAAATAGCTATCGTGAACATTTAGAATTTCTACTCGAGCATACTGGAGGAATCCATGTTTCACTTGATCTAGGAATTCAAGGGGATGAGTCAGAAAAACTCCGGCCATCTTTGATTATTTCGGGAAAAGCTCTCTATCGAAAGATAGATAAATTTTTCTCCATTTTTGGAGAGATATTAACAAAGGCAAATTTTAAAGATATTCCTCGGATTCAAGATTTATTAACACAACATTTTCTAGAAGTTGAAAATAGTATTCAGCATCATCCTCTACGTTATGCAATCCATTTGGCATCAAGAGGAAGTTCTGTTCCATCAACAATTGCAAATGCTTGGTATGGAATTGATTATTATTATGCACTGAAAAATATAATGGAATTATTTCATCGAGATCCTGGATTACTTATTGAAAAACTCGAGAGACTGCAAAATCTTTGTCTCAACCTCTCTGGTGGTGACCTAGTATTAACTTGTAGTGAAGAAATGGTGAAAAAATTAAAAAAAGAACAATTTTATGGATTGAGCAAAATTCCTTCAAGACCCTCCTCTCAATGGAAAGAAAATTATCTCATCAAACCCACCAAGTCACAAGGAAGAATGATTTCATCTCCAGTAGCATTCACAACCTTGTTTCTTAAATCTCTCTATTATACCCATCCTCATGCCCCTGCTCTTAGTCTAGCCTCAGAGATTATGGAAAACAAAATATTGCATAAGCGGATACGTGAACAAGGAGGAGCTTATGGAGCAGGTGCAGTAAATAAGACTCTGTTGCAACAATTTTACTTTTATTCCTATCGAGACCCACATTTAAAAAAGTCTATCGATGCTTTTCATGAAGCTACTCATATGGTGGTCTCTGGCAAGTTTGAAACTAGTGATATTGAAGAAGCAAAACTAGTTCTCTTTCAAGAACTCGATGCTCCAATTCCTCCTGGAGAACGTGCTGTGACTGCGTATAGTCATTTAAGAGGAAATCGTTCTCCAAAAGTACGACAGCTCTTTCGAGAACGTCTTCTTAAATTATCTAAGAAAGAGATTACCCTTGCTATAAGAGATCATATAGCTGTTAACCTTAAAGAAGGGATTATTGTTTCTTTTGCATCTAAAAATCTCCTTGAAAAAGAAAATTCTCTCTTAGAACATCCATTGGATCTTTATAAAATTTAA
- a CDS encoding M20/M25/M40 family metallo-hydrolase, producing MLDIIKLKELFKKDEKDILSDFFAFLRFKSITTDPNYHQEVQKCAQWLAEYLNLIGLSVEVWDTDKAPIIFAHDLRAGPEKETLLIYCHYDVQPVDPIEGWTTPPFEPTMRDGQVYARGAVDDKGQCFYTIVAIKTFLKQFGQFPFNLKFVIDGEEESGSLGFSQILEDKRKSLSADHLLIVDSGMEKIEKPTITLGARGIVSLEVIVKESNHDLHSGFGGGIAYNPNRALAEILAKLHDENGSVAISGFYDEVVEMPPHEKKGLSFDFDPGHFFSLFGFEPTGMEKGLSPIEANWLRPTLEINGINGGYSGPGWKTVIPSVAQAKISCRLVPHQSPDRIIALVRDFLINQTPPGLNTTVNIFPANGRGFRTNPNSRIAHLIAESYSQVFQKPCQKSLIGATIPIAAQLAEVSGAEMVLAGLGLPADRIHAPDEHFGFDRFENGYLTIYRLFELFN from the coding sequence ATGTTAGATATTATTAAGTTAAAAGAACTCTTTAAAAAAGATGAAAAAGATATTCTTAGTGATTTTTTTGCTTTTTTAAGATTTAAAAGTATTACAACTGATCCGAATTATCATCAGGAAGTGCAAAAGTGTGCTCAATGGCTGGCTGAATATCTGAATCTCATTGGGCTGTCTGTAGAAGTCTGGGATACTGATAAAGCTCCTATTATTTTTGCTCATGATTTAAGAGCGGGTCCTGAAAAAGAAACTCTTCTTATCTATTGTCACTATGATGTTCAACCAGTTGATCCTATTGAAGGATGGACTACTCCTCCATTTGAACCAACAATGCGAGATGGTCAGGTCTATGCAAGAGGAGCTGTAGATGATAAAGGACAATGCTTTTATACAATTGTGGCCATCAAAACTTTTTTAAAGCAGTTTGGTCAATTTCCATTTAATCTTAAATTTGTCATTGATGGTGAAGAAGAAAGTGGAAGTCTAGGTTTCTCTCAAATTCTTGAGGATAAAAGAAAAAGTCTATCCGCTGATCATCTTTTAATTGTGGATAGTGGAATGGAAAAAATAGAAAAACCCACTATTACTTTAGGTGCAAGAGGCATTGTCTCTTTAGAAGTCATAGTTAAAGAATCAAATCATGATCTTCATTCAGGTTTTGGTGGTGGCATAGCTTATAATCCAAACCGAGCTCTTGCCGAAATACTCGCTAAACTTCATGATGAAAATGGGAGTGTGGCTATTTCTGGTTTTTATGATGAAGTTGTTGAGATGCCTCCCCATGAAAAAAAAGGGCTCTCATTTGATTTTGATCCCGGACATTTTTTCTCTCTTTTTGGGTTTGAACCGACTGGAATGGAAAAAGGGCTTTCTCCTATTGAAGCAAATTGGTTACGCCCTACTCTTGAAATTAATGGAATTAACGGAGGATATAGTGGACCAGGTTGGAAAACAGTGATTCCATCTGTTGCCCAAGCAAAGATTTCTTGTCGTCTTGTGCCTCATCAATCTCCTGATCGTATCATTGCGCTTGTGCGAGATTTTTTAATTAATCAAACTCCACCGGGGTTAAATACTACAGTCAATATTTTTCCAGCAAATGGACGAGGATTTCGTACCAATCCAAATTCTCGTATTGCACATTTAATTGCAGAAAGTTATTCCCAAGTTTTTCAAAAACCTTGTCAAAAAAGCTTGATAGGAGCAACTATTCCTATTGCCGCTCAATTAGCAGAAGTTAGTGGTGCTGAGATGGTTTTAGCTGGACTCGGCTTACCAGCAGATCGTATTCATGCTCCGGATGAACATTTTGGATTTGATCGTTTTGAAAATGGATATTTAACAATATATCGATTATTTGAGTTGTTCAATTAA